The window TAAAAATCAATCACGTGATGTTTGTTTTCACTCAATGAACAACATATCACGTTGTATGCACCTGCTTTACGTTTTTTGCATTCCATATGATATTCATTACAAGTTAACACAATAGGTTTCTCCAAAGCTGCATACTACAATTAAAAGAAACGAACATATGTTTAAAcggatttaatttgaaacaCTCCCGGTTACATtcttgtgttatatatatatatatatatatatatatatatatatatatatatatatatatatatatatatatatatatatatatatatatatatatatataaatattaaaggtcatatgatataatatgtgGTAATTTATAACAGAATCAATTTTTCAGTATATTAAGGCGCAGATTCAATTGTCTACTCACTAAGATATTTATAGCATACTTCATTTAACCATACTCCAGTAGATTCAATTAACTATCATTCATTCCTGTTCATTAGGTAATCCAACAAGGGTTAATCAATGTACAGAGATTCGTTTCCTGGTCTTCAAGGTAAAGCGTAGTATGAGTTCTTCCGGTTGGAGTCAGAAGGTCATAATTGACACATAGTAAATCCATTGATTTTCTATGCAATGCTTTGACTGTTTTTACGCAGTTGCTTAATAGGaacacaattttaataaaaattaaattactgaAATTTCATACAATCccattcattttataaaagattACAGAGCGTTGTATGTAtacaattaaatgatttttttaaggaaagttcccaataaaaattattattacaattaCATTAAGGGGGCCGTTTTCCCTACAAAGCTCGTTCTTCTCAATGTATATGTGCACTTGTCCACGATTGACCTGCAATTTACAAACGTACCAAACTGATATTGGTAATGTATAAATAATAACTttcctgaagaaaaaaaaactggaCATCAATCTGATGGTTAATGTGTTGACCATCGACATTCTCTAAATAAACTTAACATTCAATTTGAATCAGCGTTGGATTTCAAACTACCAATGAATAACGTTAGaggtatagaaatatatttaattaaagtaTTTGCGGATGACAGTAAAGTAAAATCTTACAACAGCAATTTCAATTTACGGTTACATTGAATAAATTGTATACATTATACGTGTAAAGAACTTAAATTCGGGTTGCAATAAACAATTTcctatcataaaaataaatctaaaaatatcaaaatgtttcaCGTTTAAGCTTTCCAGATCTTTTATCGTTCAAACATAGACAGTTACAATAGTATTAGTAGCTTTACAGATTGGCGAAAAATAGTCATGTTATGTTGACCTTGGGGGTTCGTATATAGTAACATTACGTATATCTGTAGACAATTAAGACCAATCATCATGAGTGATCATGTATGAGTGATCAATACATGTTCTTGGTATTGATTGTAtgcaaacttgtgtggaaataTCGGAAAAGCTTATAAAACGACGATTATTGCTCCTAATAAAGTCCGTAATCCATGGCTGCAAAAAACGAAACTGATCTTCTAAGGGGAATTTGAATCTGTGATTAGGAATACTACCACATCTGcttaaataatgattatttcgagaaatatttccgAGGAGAAACTTTTAGGAAATGTCTCTGAAAATGCCACTCGCAAAGTTATACTTCTTCCAGACGGACTTTTAGTCTCGGTTGGAGTAGTTATGCTACTAGAAAATATGATCTCAATCATTTTACTATGGAAGAGCACGCGGTTGTTGTTTCAAATCCGAATTTTGTCCTTGAATTTGGCGATTTCTGATTTCCTCACCGGCTTCTTTTTAGCTCTTCCGAACAGCTTATTCTACGAAAAATACCAATGTGATATCAAGAAATACCCTTGTTTTCTGTTTGTTAACGTCTCTCTTTTGATTGTTACAATGATGAACCTAGACCGGTGCTTTGTTTTTGCGTTTGCCATGAGATATTATTCGTTCATCACAAAAAACATTATTATGATAGTGTGTGCTTTGGCTTGGATTTTCGGGATTTTTCTAACGTACGGAATGTTTTTTGATCATGACGCAAACCTCGGTTTTTCTTGTGAACTTATGGCTTTCTCAACGAAAAATAGAATCAATACCATATTCCGATGTATCTtgatatgttttgttttcctgAATCTCATTATGTTTGGATACCTGttgcataaaataagaaaatgcgTATACCAAGTTCAGCATACACATACTCCACAGGTACCCCAAAGACCATCGAGAGTGGTTCGTAAAATAACACTTTTAGTTGGAATATTTCTAGCCGCTTATTTTCCTTTTGTGGTGATATATACCTTTCCAGTATTTGACATGACGTCTCAATTAGGAAGGAACATTTACACTTTCACGGCTTCCTTAGTTCTTCTTAATAGTGCATGCAATCCCGTTCTGTACGTGTGGAGGTTTTCGGAGCCACGGTATCACATGAAAAAATTGCTGTGTTGCTGGAACAAACAACGGCTGAGGACAATCGACCAAAAGTATAATCAAGAGTTTGcttcttttgatatttatacAAGGGGAAAGTAGAGGAAAGTATTGACTTAATTTCAACGTTTTCAAATaaagtttataattaaatatgtatcaatttatcttttcttatttaatataaTGAACGATACattcaagaaataaacaacgttatttagtgaacatggcgttatgtcTGGtcatgaatagcaattgctctgttggcatattccatgatgcgcgctagcgtatcatggaaaatatgccagcagagcagttgctattcataacgccatgttcaataaataatcgttgtttattacttatatttgcattttaccactcacAAATACCCCGTATTAGCCTtcaccttgacatttagctgttgcatcaaaaataaacattcagactgtaatgtatctttttaactcacatagatttgttaagagaatcaatcattttgatatatgttataacaataattcctttaaaatgttattataaggCATGTCTTTATAtttaatacatcaattttatgaaGTTGGagaaaacacatgatgtatcctatagtggtttaaatctataacatcatggaaaagtatatgacgTCGCACCTATATGATGTCATAGTATACAGACGAAGCAATTACgatgatagaaaaataattgcagttcctccgtATGGACTTACAATGGGAAAGTATAATGCATATGCAAATATAAAGAAATGTCTGTGTCATTGTTTaccaaaaatgaatttaaagctTAGGTAACTTAAGATTTCTGAAAGTCAATCTTTGATTttcgttattttgaattttaatcattttagacTGCTCGGTAGACTTCTCTCATATGCAAGAAAAGCCATAATCTTGATGctgtaaatgtttatttaaaatcttcagaatATACTTTTTGTACAATCATGAACATGACTCTTTGTAGCGACGCCTTTTTAGGCACATGATCCTTCGGTGAGAACAATATTATCCAGAGCAATATCTCCTCTCTCTTGATTCCTGTTCTTTCCTCCTCGGACAGTTCTTATGATAATCtacaatgaaatataatatttttctttgactcCTGAGTCctgaataaaacaattattttccaaatttttaacggcaatataattacaatatttggaatttgacatattttttagCTTACCATATCTGATGACGTCAGAGTCAGCTGTTCTGTTATCAGAAACCAATTGCTTGACTGTTGTCCGTTAAATACCCTTCTAAGGGTTTCTGGTGACGTGCCGTCTTTTGTCAAAATTGACAGTGATCCAATATCTTTTCCGTACATGGAGGCCCAAAAGCGAAGACAATAAGTTCCAGCTaagatacaattttttaaaaaaatcattttcacaatAACGGTCAGCTATTTGCATTATTTCTATATAGCCAATCAAGAAccttataaaaatacaaataaaaagcATATTAATTTTAGATTTGcttttaaataatgttaaataattaatCCAAACATTAGCTCTGTTCTCCTATAACTCAAAAATGGAACGTTTCAAAATCATGTTAAATCTCGTGTTTATTGTACAGGTTACATGTACCATCATGTGATTAAATCGTGTCAGTACAGTAAATCgtacaataaaaattattaacgatttagttttattaaaattgctAGATCTTTACCATTAAAGCTGACGCTTGTTTCCAAGGAGGCAACATCACCTGTCAGCTGTCCTGAAATCTCCGTGTACTTATAAAAAGTTCCTGTTTTAGCACCAACAGGTCCTGTCAAGGAAGTTGGTGTTAATCCCTTGAAAAGGAAAATAtgcaagataatttttaaaaaatcattcttcGCTTATCAAAAATTTCTAaagatttatgtattttgattttttattttttttatcaagattttttttttattattttttactggaatatatcatttcaattttatcttaactttttagaataaaaaagtttatttttaaccatctttttttaattaaaaaaaaatgaaaacttacgCTATTTCTTGTAAAATCAAAGTCGTCATTTGAACTTTCAATAAAAGCACAGTTAGATTCATCCACCATCTCAAAATCGCAGGTGTACGTCACAACGGCTAAAGAAATTCAACTAACGACATTAATGAATCCAGCTAAGAATGTAaaactttgttattttttttttagacatttCGAATCCTTCTTGGTGGCACATTTACAATTAATGAATAGATAAACATTTAGCTTTGTAAAATTGATGCCTTTTGTTGGCAAAATGATCACAATGTGATCATTtgattaagaaaataatttggaAAGAGAgggaacaatttttattttcttttatacttgGACTCCTTTTTTCTCtccatatgaaaaaataaatgataaatcataCAAAACTCTTACAAGACTGTGAATGGCAAGACAGAATATGTGAAATGAAGGGGTATATaaggaaaattgaaaaaatgttaaattaacaGAATAAGGACATATTTAAAAGGTTTTAGATGGTTacttcaaaagaaattcaaaatagaaaagaattttttttaaacagcattTGCATAAAATAGATTAAGATTTATTGACTTTAAAAGAACATTCtgattattttacatgtacgaCATAGTAAAAAGAACGCTACTTCTCTCACATTTTGTAATTGCCTTTAAATTGAACAATGTCGCCTATTGACCTCTTTGTGTGTATTAACATCAGGTATATTTCTCGGACACTGATAGGGTCAAACATGgatatttaaaactaaaatatttcagtaAATAGTTATTTGAGTTAAGCGTACATCATCCTATCAAACAACACTTCCTAAGAGGGTACAGCTGGGAGGTCAATAAATCATCAACCAGATCTGACTTAAACGTTTTGATAAGTATCTTATATTTGGCCATAAACTATTAATTAGTGAAAAAAATCCACATAATTTAGCATTATAATGACCAGGCCCCGCCTTCACCAACATTCCTCCAGAAAATACGCAGCCTTAAGTCTGAATTTTGACCTCAAAGTCATGCACTTTTTTGTTTATGATGTGAATTGAGGGCTGAATTGAGTGATTTGAAAATATCAGAGACGGCTGGGTCAGCACCATCAAGTCATAAAATAACTGAAGCGCTCTTACCAATATCACAGAAATCTCCCGACCACCCAGCGTCACACTGACATTGGAAGGACTCGTTATCCTCCACGCACTGTCCGTTGTTACAGTCTATTCCCGTGCAAGGGTTTCCAACATCTGACTCAGGAAAAACGTGTTATAGTAAAAACAGAACCTGGTAAAGTTATATGTTTTATCTGATACAACATATTAAGTCTAAAAGGAATAATCTCAGACAATCACTAACACATTATATTCTATTTGACGTTAAAATGAACAGGGAAATAATTTGATGATCATTAAATCTAGATTTTTTTATGTCCAattcaacaaaacacaaaacaaaacatcgATAGTGACATAATGACGAGGCCTAAACCTCTTTAATATCTGGAGTTTAAAGCACTCATCCAGAAAAGGTGTTTGTACAGCAACTCACCACATAATTGGGGAGATATTCGAATATTATCAACAGCTAATTCTTGTTCTCCGTTTACACCTTCAAATATGATCTACATTAAAAACAACACTGTGTGAAAAAAGACATTTACACTTATAAGTCTTCTGATAAAACTTTTAGTAATGAATATCAGATATTGATTTCTCTTGTTTTTTgggtgaggggggggggttgagggGTACAAAATTACCTTCATATTTTCCATTGAAGGCAAGTCTATCTCTGCCTGTACCCAAGAATTCCCCGTATTTGTATCGAACACGTAAGGTGGTGCTGTAGTTCCAGAGTCTCCCTTGACATAGACATTCAGACTTGTGACTGCAGAGCTCCCAACATTTCGATCCGATATGACGTAATTAAACCTCAAACAGCGATCTGCACCTAAAGATATCAACAAAAACACAGTATCGTGACTTTGATTTTTTCCTATGATAAAGCTTATTCTTACAAGTCTACTTCTAATCCCTATTAACTGAACAATGAACACTGATTTTGAGTTTCTCTTtgttgaaatcaaaataaatattttattaatattaaaaaggCTGGGAAAAAATCGCAGCTCTGCATTGgtattcaaaactttttatctAGCAAATTTAGGTATGATTCGTTTTATGTTTATTACAGGtaaattaatattcattgataaactttttactttcaaaaacgaCTGATGTCTGCATCTTAGCCGTGGCACCAATCGCCAGAGAAGCCCCGAATGCATCAAAATAATTCCACAATTCAGCCACTAGCGAACCGTCAACAGGTGTAATTTGTCCTTGACCGAAGAAAGGATTCTATAATTAGTAAAGAGAAAATGAACTATATAATTGGCATGAACAAAACACTCATGAAGATGCAACAATAGGACATGCTTCCACGTGTTCACTCCAAGAGAATGGATAGAGAATAAGAAAATATTATGAAACCAAATTTCCTTTTATTTACAGATTTTTCACATTCTAACACTCAAGAATTAATCATTTTACGCAAGattttttacaagatattaCCGCTGTAGTAGACCACGTAAACTGTGTTTCCTTTACGAGTTCCATCAGTGTTGAAAAATCCTTTTCAAAACTTTCGACCACAGTAGCAGAagctaataaaaaaatattgtttgatagATCTGAAGCGAACAGATATCGAAAAGGCGGGAAGATTCAGTAATTTTCGGCGATGGCACATCGCTggaaattttgatattttaatgtaataaaataataaaaacatttatagacattaaattattttcatttttaaaaataatttaaaattttagcacTTCTTTTAAGTGTTTGCCAAAACCTTTCGGATACAGACTAAGCTGTTAGTTCAATTGTAAGATATCAAACATTGCAAGAAAagctattttttaatttgtaaaacctgctgacatctctctctctctctctctctctctctctctctctctctctctctcgttatcCCTTTGCCTATGGTATAatacattgtttattttattttaccagCAATGGTATCGCAATTGACACCGGAATAACCATCAGTACAGTCGCAGGTGTAATCATCGATTGTGGTGCCATCTGTACACATGGCGGGGTATTTACATGGATTGCTAGAGCATGCTGGAAACAAAATTAGGGATAGAATAGAGCATTTAGTGACAACTGAGTTATGAGTATAATATAGGTTTCGTTTTACATCGTGCTGACATAAAACACTAATCGATTCTAACGTTTTTCTTAGATAATTTTACATGGCAATGATggtaagatttatttttttaaatgcatctTTTTAATTAAAGTACCATTAAAATAAAGGGCTGGTGACACCATTTGATTACGCCTTCATTTGCTTTTGAGTTATATTTCTTTTGTCAACTTAAAAGATGTGAAAGACGCGACTTCTACAGACCTGAGGGTGCTGCCTCGACAGTAAAGGTAAACCCTGTCCCTGGGGCCACCGTGCTGTAGGTCTCGCTGTCAAACCTGATGATCATCATGTTGCTTGGTCCGAGGAGCTTCTTGGTGAATACGCCTCCTCCAGAGTTACCACAAACTCTGACAAAAACaacattcaatttttctatCGATTTCACGATATTTAAACCCAATCCAGATATACAAAGTAcgctttgttttctttttagaatcaaaatattcgacaatatgttta is drawn from Crassostrea angulata isolate pt1a10 chromosome 5, ASM2561291v2, whole genome shotgun sequence and contains these coding sequences:
- the LOC128185641 gene encoding uncharacterized protein LOC128185641 yields the protein MRQGFATPEVGCSLIFSLILHFILLQGTLMSNPNKDYEHQSSREIRSPKVKPMDPSKLSMAKLDVNSPEQNMAERTIVFKDGAKTKPKNINTAPKASREAAKYDYHPRRRERPRSGRRKRVFVDLPNLDWPNNEIPYEIAFRSYRSPATKAKIESVFGEAVSKFNNAGCVKWVPRNSETHYITVFGNEQICASYVGCLYAGQQPLWLYAPGCDYVDTALHEMLHASGAMHEQSRIADRNRLISFNWDAVSASSEFNYVGVQTSKARNYDLGSVLQYALTFGGQTYMTSNDPDLTYLTTQALDDLSFYDVAELNAFYHCADSCAGEPPCQNQGFMKYNGVCSCVCPEGLTGSDCTELDTSPGCGEIITLDVGDTQQVNLSPYSTGIHCSWLVKGADKTKIRMTIESMNLPTSDQNDCFHFLEIKDYLAGSPGKLVCGNSGGGVFTKKLLGPSNMMIIRFDSETYSTVAPGTGFTFTVEAAPSACSSNPCKYPAMCTDGTTIDDYTCDCTDGYSGVNCDTIAASATVVESFEKDFSTLMELVKETQFTWSTTANPFFGQGQITPVDGSLVAELWNYFDAFGASLAIGATAKMQTSVVFESADRCLRFNYVISDRNVGSSAVTSLNVYVKGDSGTTAPPYVFDTNTGNSWVQAEIDLPSMENMKIIFEGVNGEQELAVDNIRISPQLCDVGNPCTGIDCNNGQCVEDNESFQCQCDAGWSGDFCDIAVVTYTCDFEMVDESNCAFIESSNDDFDFTRNSGLTPTSLTGPVGAKTGTFYKYTEISGQLTGDVASLETSVSFNAGTYCLRFWASMYGKDIGSLSILTKDGTSPETLRRVFNGQQSSNWFLITEQLTLTSSDMIIIRTVRGGKNRNQERGDIALDNIVLTEGSCA